In Phormidium yuhuli AB48, one genomic interval encodes:
- the glyQ gene encoding glycine--tRNA ligase subunit alpha, giving the protein MNFQNLILTLHQFWSDRGCAIAQPYDTEKGAGTMNPHTFLRAIGPEPWAVGYVEPCRRPTDGRYGENPNRYQHYYQYQVLIKPSPDNIQDLYLDSLRALGIRPEDRDIRFVEDNWESPTLGAWGVGWEVWLDGMEITQFTYFQQCGGIDCKPVAIEITYGLERLAMYLQEVEAFTEIQWADNLSYGDVHLQGEIEQCTYNFEASNPEMLFTLFGLYEQEAEQLTQRGLVVPSLDYVLKCSHTFNLLDARGVISVTERTRYIGRIRNLARRVAHLYLKQREELGFPLAEEVLAKSA; this is encoded by the coding sequence ATGAACTTTCAAAACCTGATCCTGACCCTACACCAGTTTTGGAGCGATCGCGGCTGTGCGATCGCCCAACCCTACGATACGGAAAAGGGGGCAGGAACCATGAACCCTCATACCTTCCTCCGGGCGATCGGGCCCGAACCCTGGGCGGTGGGCTATGTCGAACCCTGTCGCCGCCCTACGGATGGCCGCTATGGGGAAAATCCCAACCGCTATCAACATTATTATCAGTACCAAGTCCTCATCAAACCCTCCCCAGACAATATCCAAGATCTCTATCTGGATTCTCTACGGGCCCTAGGGATTCGCCCCGAAGATCGGGATATCCGCTTTGTGGAAGATAACTGGGAGTCTCCAACGTTGGGGGCCTGGGGCGTGGGTTGGGAAGTCTGGTTAGATGGGATGGAAATTACCCAATTTACCTATTTCCAACAATGTGGCGGTATTGACTGCAAACCGGTTGCCATTGAGATTACCTATGGTTTAGAACGGCTGGCTATGTATCTGCAAGAAGTGGAGGCCTTCACCGAGATTCAATGGGCCGACAACCTCAGTTATGGGGATGTTCACCTGCAAGGGGAGATTGAACAATGTACCTATAACTTTGAAGCCTCCAACCCAGAGATGTTGTTTACCCTGTTTGGGTTATACGAACAGGAAGCCGAACAACTGACACAACGAGGCTTAGTGGTCCCGAGTCTTGATTATGTTCTCAAATGTTCTCATACCTTCAACCTCCTGGATGCCCGGGGGGTGATTTCGGTGACGGAACGGACTCGTTATATTGGTCGGATTCGGAATTTAGCCCGCCGGGTGGCTCATTTGTATCTCAAGCAGCGGGAGGAGTTGGGCTTTCCTCTAGCTGAGGAAGTGCTGGCCAAGTCGGCGTAA
- a CDS encoding HEPN domain-containing protein, whose amino-acid sequence MTDEQRLLLEKAKRSLMGADLLVENNLSELATSRAYYAMFYIASAFLLAKNLSFSSHSAVISAFGREFAKDNQKFREFHRALIDAQDMRNRSDYDLDVNITVSEAKKQIQVARQFINFWETYQEN is encoded by the coding sequence ATGACTGACGAGCAAAGATTACTACTAGAAAAAGCAAAACGTAGTTTGATGGGTGCAGATTTATTGGTAGAGAATAATCTTTCTGAACTCGCAACATCGCGTGCTTATTATGCGATGTTTTATATTGCTTCTGCCTTCTTATTAGCCAAAAACTTAAGTTTTTCCAGCCATTCTGCTGTAATTAGTGCTTTCGGTCGAGAATTTGCTAAGGATAATCAAAAATTCCGAGAATTTCACCGGGCTTTAATTGATGCACAGGATATGCGCAACCGGAGTGATTATGATTTAGATGTTAACATTACTGTGTCGGAAGCCAAAAAACAAATTCAAGTTGCTAGACAATTTATAAACTTTTGGGAAACTTACCAGGAAAATTAA
- a CDS encoding nucleotidyltransferase domain-containing protein yields MKHPNLPEITESIKSWFKAHYSEQIVQIVLYGSQARGEAQPDSDIDLLIVMKSAFNYTDEIEKTSRIIQELSLKYDTVISRSFVSEQRFDREKSPFLLNVHREGIVL; encoded by the coding sequence ATGAAACACCCAAATTTACCGGAAATTACAGAGTCCATTAAAAGTTGGTTTAAGGCTCATTATTCCGAACAGATTGTTCAGATTGTTTTATACGGCTCTCAAGCTAGGGGAGAAGCACAACCCGACTCAGATATTGACCTTCTCATTGTTATGAAATCTGCATTTAATTATACTGATGAAATCGAGAAAACCAGTCGCATAATTCAAGAGTTATCCTTGAAATATGACACTGTAATTTCCCGTTCTTTTGTCTCAGAGCAGCGTTTTGATCGAGAAAAAAGTCCATTTCTCTTAAATGTTCATAGAGAAGGAATTGTTTTATGA
- a CDS encoding CHAT domain-containing protein: protein MDEQRVQAYLSLIQELLECPSGEELQILNGHLELVDEGFVQVCELVAAQLQEEGEENQALFLRDVVQEVGQYLNSQTSGVATGEGQAQGTEEDYLNFLMQVLQLTSDTGGNPSIIYNFLEQNLNKIGINFAQTLQMWAAQVLHRVEDEENLKIAGVIGSFSNLIHDFPIGNRTNNLEVAIVGYEVISSFFQKKGHTKLWIITQTRLGNAYSDRIEGKRSENIEKAINCYKNALTLSDKKSSIRELVDLNNFLGCSYSNRVQGDKSNNIEQAIMYFQEALQICSRDQLPEDWAMIQNNLGLAYSDRVQEEQSENIEAAIMCYQAALEIFTCQAFPEKWAVQQYNLGSAYSERIQGERRDNLEQAITCYELALEVYICSAYPERWAITQHKLADLYNNRIQGKKSDNQERAIAYCEAALEVYTFSAYPEQWAATQHKSAGVYKDRIQGKKSDNQERAIAYYESALEVYTFSAYPEQWAATQYNLAGIYNNRIQGKKSDNQERAIAYYESALEVYTFSAYPEQWAATQYNLAGIYNNRIQGKKSDNQEQAIAYYQAALEVYSRSAYAEQWAMTQHNLGLVYSERIQGERRENLEQTVAYYEAALEVYTFSAYPEKWAMTQNSLGLVYSNRIQGERRENLEQAIAYHEAALEVRTRSAYPEKWAMTQHNLGLAYFNRIQGERRENLEQAIAYYEAALEVYTRSTYPEQWAETQNNLGNTYLYRIQGDRGKNLEQAIAYYEAALEVRTRSAYPEKWAMTQNNLVALYNNRIYGKKAENLEQAIAHNEAALEVYTRSAYPEQWAATQNNLAISYLSRIRGERFSNLEQAIMYAEATLEVYSSSTYPEEWARTQSNLANIYCERIRGEQTENLEQAIAYNKAALEVYTRSAYPEQWAMTQNNLGVAYLSRLRGERGKNLEKAISCYNSALEVRTRIAHPEQWAETQINLANVYIRRVQGERAENLEQAISFCEAALSVYTANIFPEQRARTQNNLANAYGQRIRGEKAENLERAIICSEFALEVYTRAAFPQEHTQTLVILGLAYQTQSWCYNDSVKKQTALRNAYRTFKQALNTVEYLRGEITSGDESKRKLNEEWAGLYIGMVEVCLELGRYTDAIEYVDRSKARNLTELIATRDAYPGGDIPAEVRQRLQELRQAISEEDRRLKQDPNPDYTHISQLREEFQAKYPYKPLKFSDIQYLLNDETVILEWYVLNDKFLTFTLTKQTLNLWTSSEEDLDQLIDWGNTYIDDYIDNNSQWREILPQHLEQLPKILHLDEILQNLRKNFPNCQKLILIPHLALHLFPLHALPITTEDGEAYLQDLFPKGIAYAPNCQVLKQAQNRQRPDFNRFFAIQNPTQDLQFTDMEVESIQSLFNPHQVLKHDQAEKTALDAETLKNAHCTHFSCHGYFNFEDALKSALILAKSEFTPPPPTDDPSRYLPLKDNKLLDLQKCLTLEDILRLDLTRCRLVTLSACETGITDFTSTSDEYIGLPSGFILAGSPNVVSTLWAVADISTAIFMIQFYQTLQQSDLSVVLALRQTQTWLREATVQDLLEWVENCAVISPERREEIEDMIDSYPLDYKPFDSPYYWAAFCAIGA from the coding sequence ATGGATGAACAACGAGTGCAGGCTTATCTCTCCCTGATTCAAGAACTCCTCGAATGTCCCAGTGGGGAGGAACTGCAAATCCTCAACGGTCATCTGGAGTTGGTGGATGAGGGGTTTGTGCAGGTGTGCGAGTTGGTGGCGGCGCAGTTGCAGGAAGAGGGAGAGGAGAATCAGGCGCTGTTTTTGCGGGATGTGGTGCAGGAGGTGGGACAATATCTCAACAGTCAAACCTCTGGGGTCGCGACGGGGGAGGGTCAAGCTCAGGGGACAGAGGAAGACTATCTCAACTTTTTAATGCAGGTTTTGCAATTGACTTCAGATACTGGAGGTAATCCGTCTATTATTTATAATTTTCTTGAACAAAATTTAAATAAAATAGGAATAAATTTTGCTCAAACCTTGCAAATGTGGGCAGCTCAGGTACTGCACAGGGTTGAAGACGAAGAAAATCTTAAAATTGCTGGCGTTATCGGTAGTTTTTCAAACTTAATTCATGATTTCCCAATAGGCAACCGAACAAACAATCTTGAAGTTGCGATTGTAGGATATGAAGTTATTTCGAGTTTTTTTCAAAAAAAAGGACATACTAAATTATGGATTATTACTCAAACCAGACTGGGTAACGCATACAGTGATCGAATAGAAGGTAAGCGATCTGAAAATATTGAGAAGGCGATCAATTGCTATAAAAATGCGTTAACACTTTCCGATAAAAAATCTTCAATTCGAGAATTAGTTGATCTAAACAATTTCCTAGGTTGTTCCTATTCCAATCGTGTTCAAGGAGATAAATCAAATAATATAGAGCAAGCTATTATGTATTTTCAAGAGGCATTGCAAATTTGTAGCCGAGATCAGTTACCTGAAGATTGGGCAATGATTCAAAACAACCTAGGACTTGCCTACAGTGATCGTGTACAAGAGGAACAATCTGAGAATATAGAAGCCGCCATTATGTGCTACCAAGCTGCTTTAGAGATCTTTACTTGTCAAGCCTTTCCTGAAAAGTGGGCTGTGCAGCAATATAACTTGGGAAGTGCCTACTCGGAACGTATCCAGGGAGAGCGAAGAGACAACTTGGAGCAAGCCATAACTTGCTATGAATTGGCATTAGAAGTGTATATCTGTAGTGCCTACCCCGAAAGATGGGCAATAACGCAACATAAATTAGCAGACCTATACAACAACCGTATTCAAGGAAAGAAATCTGACAATCAAGAACGGGCTATAGCTTACTGTGAAGCGGCATTGGAAGTGTACACATTTAGTGCCTATCCCGAACAATGGGCAGCTACACAACATAAGTCAGCAGGTGTATATAAAGACCGTATCCAAGGAAAGAAATCTGACAATCAAGAACGAGCTATAGCTTATTATGAATCAGCATTAGAAGTGTACACATTTAGTGCCTATCCTGAACAATGGGCAGCAACTCAATATAACTTGGCAGGTATATACAACAACCGTATCCAAGGAAAGAAATCTGACAATCAAGAACGAGCTATAGCTTATTATGAATCGGCATTAGAAGTGTACACATTTAGTGCCTATCCTGAACAATGGGCAGCAACTCAATATAACTTGGCAGGTATATACAACAACCGTATCCAAGGAAAGAAATCTGACAATCAAGAACAGGCTATAGCTTATTATCAAGCGGCATTGGAAGTGTATAGCCGTAGTGCCTATGCCGAACAATGGGCAATGACGCAACATAACCTAGGACTTGTTTACTCGGAACGCATCCAGGGAGAGCGAAGGGAAAACCTGGAGCAAACAGTAGCTTATTATGAAGCAGCATTGGAAGTGTACACATTTAGTGCCTATCCCGAAAAATGGGCAATGACGCAAAATAGCCTGGGACTTGTCTACTCCAACCGCATCCAGGGAGAGCGAAGGGAAAACCTGGAGCAAGCAATAGCTTACCATGAAGCGGCCTTAGAAGTAAGAACCCGTAGTGCCTATCCCGAAAAATGGGCAATGACTCAACATAACCTGGGACTTGCCTACTTCAATCGCATTCAGGGAGAGCGCAGGGAGAACTTGGAGCAAGCAATTGCTTACTATGAAGCTGCCTTAGAAGTATATACCCGCAGTACCTATCCTGAACAATGGGCGGAAACGCAAAATAACTTGGGCAATACTTACCTGTATCGCATCCAAGGAGACCGAGGGAAGAACTTGGAGCAAGCAATAGCTTACTATGAAGCAGCTTTAGAAGTAAGAACCCGTAGTGCCTATCCCGAAAAATGGGCAATGACGCAAAATAATTTGGTAGCTCTATACAATAACCGTATCTACGGAAAGAAAGCTGAGAATCTAGAACAAGCAATAGCACACAATGAAGCTGCCTTGGAAGTGTACACCCGCAGTGCCTATCCCGAACAATGGGCAGCCACACAAAATAATTTGGCCATTTCCTATTTATCTCGTATTCGAGGAGAGCGATTTTCTAACTTAGAACAGGCGATTATGTACGCTGAAGCTACCTTGGAAGTTTATTCATCAAGTACCTACCCCGAGGAATGGGCAAGAACACAAAGCAATTTAGCCAATATTTACTGCGAGCGAATTCGAGGAGAACAGACCGAGAATCTAGAACAGGCAATAGCATATAATAAAGCTGCATTAGAAGTATATACTCGCAGTGCCTATCCCGAACAATGGGCAATGACGCAAAATAACCTAGGAGTTGCCTATCTATCACGGCTTCGAGGAGAACGAGGTAAGAACTTAGAAAAGGCAATATCTTGCTACAATTCTGCGTTAGAAGTCAGAACTCGTATTGCTCATCCCGAACAATGGGCAGAAACTCAAATTAACTTGGCAAATGTTTACATTAGGCGAGTTCAAGGAGAACGAGCCGAGAACTTGGAACAGGCAATTTCCTTTTGTGAAGCTGCTTTATCCGTTTACACTGCCAACATTTTTCCTGAGCAACGGGCAAGGACGCAAAATAACTTGGCAAATGCTTACGGTCAGCGCATCCGAGGAGAGAAAGCGGAGAACCTGGAGAGGGCAATCATTTGTTCTGAATTTGCCTTAGAAGTCTATACCCGCGCTGCTTTTCCTCAAGAACACACACAAACCTTAGTTATCCTAGGACTAGCCTACCAAACTCAATCCTGGTGCTATAATGACTCCGTAAAAAAACAAACTGCCCTGCGAAATGCCTATAGGACTTTTAAACAAGCACTTAATACAGTGGAATACCTACGGGGTGAAATTACATCTGGAGATGAATCCAAACGTAAACTCAATGAAGAATGGGCTGGACTCTATATCGGCATGGTGGAAGTGTGCCTAGAATTGGGCAGATACACCGATGCCATTGAATATGTAGACCGCAGTAAAGCCCGCAACCTGACAGAACTCATCGCCACCCGCGACGCATACCCAGGCGGAGACATTCCCGCCGAAGTCCGCCAACGGTTGCAAGAACTCCGTCAAGCAATTTCTGAAGAAGACCGTCGCCTCAAACAAGACCCCAACCCCGACTATACCCACATCAGTCAACTGCGGGAAGAATTTCAAGCCAAATATCCCTATAAACCGTTGAAATTCTCGGATATTCAATATCTGCTGAATGATGAAACCGTCATCTTAGAATGGTATGTCCTGAATGACAAGTTTCTTACTTTCACTCTCACTAAGCAAACCCTTAACCTCTGGACATCTTCCGAGGAAGACCTGGACCAACTGATCGACTGGGGAAACACCTATATTGACGACTATATCGACAACAACAGCCAATGGCGAGAAATTCTCCCCCAACACCTCGAACAACTCCCCAAAATCCTGCACCTGGACGAAATCCTGCAAAATCTACGGAAAAACTTCCCCAACTGCCAAAAACTCATCCTCATCCCTCACCTTGCTCTGCACCTGTTCCCCCTCCACGCCTTACCCATTACCACAGAAGACGGTGAAGCCTACCTACAAGACCTCTTCCCCAAAGGTATCGCCTACGCCCCCAACTGCCAAGTCCTCAAACAAGCCCAAAACCGACAACGCCCCGACTTTAACCGCTTCTTCGCCATCCAAAACCCCACCCAAGACCTCCAATTCACCGATATGGAAGTCGAATCCATCCAATCCCTGTTTAACCCCCACCAAGTCCTCAAACATGACCAAGCCGAAAAAACCGCCCTTGATGCGGAAACCCTGAAAAACGCCCACTGTACCCACTTCTCCTGTCACGGCTACTTCAACTTTGAAGATGCCCTCAAATCCGCCCTCATCCTGGCTAAAAGCGAATTTACCCCCCCGCCGCCAACCGATGACCCCAGCCGCTATCTGCCCCTGAAAGACAACAAACTCCTCGACCTGCAAAAATGTCTCACCTTAGAGGATATCTTACGCCTAGACCTGACCCGTTGCCGTCTCGTCACCCTCTCCGCCTGCGAAACCGGTATCACCGACTTCACCTCCACCAGTGATGAATATATCGGCCTCCCCAGTGGCTTCATTTTGGCGGGTTCTCCCAATGTGGTGAGTACCCTTTGGGCCGTGGCGGATATCTCGACCGCGATTTTTATGATTCAGTTTTATCAAACTCTCCAGCAGTCTGACCTGTCCGTGGTTTTGGCGTTGCGACAGACTCAGACTTGGTTGCGGGAAGCCACGGTGCAAGATTTGTTAGAATGGGTTGAGAACTGTGCTGTGATTAGCCCAGAGCGACGGGAGGAAATAGAAGATATGATAGATTCCTATCCTCTTGACTATAAGCCCTTTGACTCTCCCTACTATTGGGCGGCATTTTGTGCCATTGGAGCGTAA